One Anolis carolinensis isolate JA03-04 chromosome 5, rAnoCar3.1.pri, whole genome shotgun sequence DNA segment encodes these proteins:
- the LOC103280605 gene encoding C-type lectin BpLec-like produces the protein MGLMWQRSRPGLSLFVLLALSCFLEGTNAGSCPDDWLAYQNHCYGLFYDKLTWHEAEEDCKNYGTNGHLASIHSWVEAEVISDYIITNHKHINYVWIGLYDTYRVRIFQWTDGSSLTFKAWAQFEPTFFTLSKYCVHLIDFTSYKEWAAVACDEKASYLCKFSSF, from the exons ATG gGGCTGATGTGGCAGCGCTCCCGTCCCGGTCTGTCCCTCTTTGTCCTTCTGGCTCTCAGCTGCTTCTTGGAAG GCACAAATGCCGGTTCCTGTCCTGATGATTGGCTGGCCTACCAGAACCACTGCTATGGACTCTTCTATGACAAGCTAACTTGGCATGAAGCAGAG GAAGACTGCAAGAACTATGGCACCAACGGCCACCTGGCCTCCATCCACAGCTGGGTAGAGGCGGAGGTCATCTCTGATTACATCATCACCAACCACAAGCACATAAACTACGTCTGGATCGGACTCTATGACACCTACCGG GTCAGGATATTTCAGTGGACAGATGGCTCCTCATTGACGTTCAAGGCATGGGCTCAGTTTGAACCCACGTTTTTCACACTCTCCAAGTATTGCGTCCATCTAATCGACTTTACTA GTTATAAGGAATGGGCTGCTGTCGCCTGCGACGAAAAGGCTTCCTATTTGTGCAAGTTCAGCTCCTTCTAA